TGCCCATGACGTATCTCCTGTCTTGGACGCTTTGGGCCCGACCAACCCGGCCGACGCCCACGAGACTCGGTGGCCGCGGGTCACACGCCCGGGGCCGAAAAGTTGATCGACGGTCTGGAGGGGCGACTTTGGTCCGAGATGGCCGGACCACGAAAGTGTTTTGCAAGTCGCTGCGCAGCAATCAGTTGCGCGCCGAATTTTTTCGGCGGTGGGGGGGCCGACGCCGCGGGATCAACCGTGCACGCCGCGAAACGGCGCCCCGAAGCAGTGGGATCGGCCGGCCGCCGGCGTGCCCGGGGCGTCCGATACCCATGCGCCGGAAGAGCTCCTGCGCCCATGGATGCTCTTCCGGCGCGCGTCGGAGCCCTCCCTGCGCCCATGGACGCTCTTCCGGCGCGCCTCGGAGCCCTTCCTGCGCCCATGGACGGCCTTCCTGCGCCCGCTACCGTCCCCCATGCGCCCCCGCCGCGAAGCGAAGCCGCCGCGACGACCACGCGTGCTCACGTGGCGGCTCGTTATTGTGTCGCTCGTCGTTGGGGGTGTACTGGCGGTGGGGAGCGTGCCGGTGGGGCTGATCGCGAACCATGTGGTCTGGAAGAATGCCTATCGCCACGAACCCATCGAGGTCCTGTTGTTCGATGGGCGTGTGATGACCGTGGACCGGACGCACCACGCCACGACAGACATGACGATCTACGGGAGCGTGGAGACCTCAAGGGCACGGCCTTCGTACGATCGAGGAACGTCCCCCAATCCGGTCCCCGCGGGCGTGGATCCTCGGCCGTGGTTCGCGCGAGCGTATCTTGATGAAGCGGACGGTGGCGTTCACTCGCTTCGCGCCGGCTGGCCGCTCAGGTGTGCTCGGGCGCTTGCGTTTAAGCCGATGGACGGTCCGCTTGCGAACCCCCTCGCGCGCCAACCGGTGGAGTCTGGTGTGTGGCGTTTCTCCGCGCTCGGCCGCAGGTGGATTGTCCCACTCCTGCCAATCTGGCCCGGCCTGCTGGGCAATGCGATCTTCTATGCGCTCTTTGTGCTGATGCCCGTTGTGCTGTGGCGCGGGCCCAAGCTCCGCCGCCGCGCGCGGCGTGGCCTGTGCCTGGCGTGCGGGTACGAGCTGGGCGAGGGCGTCGACGCGTGCCCCGAGTGCGGGCTGGCGCGGGCGGCGTCCTGACGAGCCCGCCGCGTGCTCATCGGCCACACCCCGCCACGGCCCGGCCCGCTACCGTCCCCCATGCGCCCCCGCCGCGAAGCCAAGCCGCCGCGAAGGCCACGTGTGCTCACGTGGCGGCTGGTGATCGTGTCGCTGGTGGTTGGGGTGGTGCTGGCGGTGGTCAGCGTGCCGGTGGGGGCGGTCGCCGGGCGCGTGCACCAGGCGTGGCAGTCGGGCTGGCCGCCGCCCGATTGGCAGGGCGAGATCGACCGGCGCGACCACGTCGTGTTCATCGCACGCTACGAGTGGATCGGCTGGACGATGACCGGCTCCGAACTCGTCCCCACGCCGCTCAATCCCGCGTGGGAGGACTCGCGCTCGCGATGGATCGAGCCGCGCGAGGACCCGCGCCCGCCGTTCGCGCGCACGGGCCTTGCCGGCCGGGAAGGATCGGTGTACCACTTCTCGGCCGGATGGCCGACGGCCGCCGCGGCGGGCCGCGAGGTCATCGAGCCGGCCACCGGGCTGCGGCGCGAGCGGCTCGCGCTCATCACGGTGCGCGGCCAGTTCGTCCGCCTGCCGCTGCGCCCGATCTGGCTTGGGCTTGGCGCCAACGCGCTCTTCTTCGCCCTGCTCGTGCTCGTTCTCACGTGCCTGCTGCGCGCCCGCCGCATCCGCCGCCGCGCGGGGCGTGGGTTGTGCCTCGCCTGCGGGTACGAGCTGGGCGAGGGCGTCGACGCGTGCCCCGAGTGCGGGCTGGCGCGGGCGGGGGCGTGAGCGTCGCGATCGGCGTCAGCGGAGCTCGCCGGGCTCCTGGAGCAACTTGACGATCTCGGCCAGGCACAGCGCCGCCGTCGCGCCGTCGACGACCCTGTGGTCGCAGGCCAGGCTCAGGGGCATCTTCTTGCCAACGACCGCCTGGCCATCACGCACGACCACGGCGTCGTAGACCTTGCCGACGGCGAGGATGCCGACCTCGGGCGCATTAATCACCGGCGTGGCGAACATGCCCGCGTGGCTGCCGACGTTGGAGATGGTGAACGTGCTGCCCGAGAGATCCTCACGCGCGGCGGTGCGCTGGCGGGCGCCGTTGGCGGCGTTGGCGATCGCATCCGACATGCTGGAAACGTCGAGCGCATCGGCATCGCGGATGACGGGGACCATGAGCCCCGCGTCGGTGTCCGTTGCGATGCCCAGGTGCACGGCGTGGTGCTCGACGATCTCCTGATTGTCCTGCTGGCCCTCAACCCGAGCGTTGAGCGCCCCGAAGCGGCCGCCCGCGCGCGGCGCGATGGCCCGGCACACCGCCGCGGCGACGAAGGGCAGGAAGCTGAGCTTCTTTGACCCAGAGGTCCCCGCCTCGGCGAACTGGCGGCGGAGGGCATCCAGGTCGGTGACGTCCGCCTCGTCCATCACCGTGAAGTGCACGGCGGTGTCGACGCTCTCGCGCAGCTTGCTGGCGATCGTGCGCCGCACGCCGCGGAAGGCCGTCGACGCGTCGCCCGAACCGGCCTTGCTCTGCTGGGCGGGGTCGGGAATGGGCCGGTGGCTGGCGGGCACGTAGCCGGGGGCCATGGGGACCCCGCCGGAGCCGCCCATGCCGCCCATCATGCCGGGCATGCCCCAGGGCATCATCATGGGCACGGGCATCATCATCATGGGCATGCCGTATGGCATCCCCATCTGCTGGGGCATGCCGTAGCCCATCTGCTGCTGGTACTGCTGCTGGTACTGGGGCTGGTATTGGGCCTGCTGGTATTGCGGCTGCTGGAACTGCTGCTGCGGTTGCGCCTGCGGGCGCGGCATGGGCTTGCGCGTGGTGCCCGCGTCCTGCGTGCCGCCCTGGCGGGGCTGGCTGGCGGGCTTCTGCGGCGCGCCGCCGGCGGCCCCGCCCGACTCGGCGAACTTCTTGAGGTCCTTCTCCAGCACGCGGCCGCCCATGCCCGAGCCGGGCACCTGGTTGATGTCGATGCCCATCTCGCGGGCCCTGCGACGCACCACCGGCGTGGCGAGCGCCTTGCCCTCCTGGCGCGTCATGCCGGGCATGTCGCCGGACATCTTGCCGACCACCGTGCCCGCGTCCTCGCGCGCGGCGGCCGAGTCGGGGGCGTCGGGCGTGTCGGGCGCCGCCGCGGCGCGCTCGGTGCGGCTGGGCTTCTTGCTGGACTGGCCGCTGTCCTGGCTACCGGTCTGGCTGCCGGGCGCCGCGCCGTTGCTCGCGGCCCCGCCCTCGAAGCTGACGAAGGGCTCGCCCACCTTCATGACGTCGCCATCCTTGCCGTGCAGCGTCTTGATGGTGCCGGCGCGGGGACTGGGGATCTCGGTGAGGGCCTTGTCGGTCTCCACCTCGGCCAGGCTCTGCTGCTCTTCGACGGTGTCGCCCTCCTTGACCAGCCACTTGATGACCTCGGCCTCTTGCAGGCCCTCGCCGATGTCCGGGAGGAGGAAGACGTTGGGATCGGAAGAGACTTTGCCGGCCATGGGAATCCTCGGTTGGTCTGCGGACGGTTCGGCGAGCGGGGCGTGTTGTTGGACGGGGCGGGCGGTCGAGTGAGCCTAGTAGGCCAGCACCTGCTCGATGGCTTCCTTGATGCGCGGGGCCTCGGGCAGGTAGTGGTTCTCGAGCTTGTAATACGGCATGACGGTATCGAAGCCGGTCACGCGCTGCACGGGGGCTTCCAGGTGCAGGAAGCACTTCTCTTGCAGGATGGTCGCGATCTCGGCGCCCATGCCCGCCGTGCGCGCCGCCTCGTGGGCGATGACGCAGCGGCCGGTCTTCATGACGCTCTCGACGATCGTGTCCTCGTCCATCGGGTAGATGGTGCGCATGTCGATGAGTTCGACGCTGACGTCCTCGGGCAGTTCGTCGAGGGCGGCCAATGCCTGGAAGACAGTCGCGCCCCAGGTGATGACCGTGACGTCGTCGCCCTCGCTGACGATCTTGGCCTTGCCGATCTCGACGGTGTAGTCGTCCTCGGGGACCTCTTCCTTGTAGCTGCGGTACACGCGCTTGGGCTCGAAGAACATCACCGGGTCGGG
This is a stretch of genomic DNA from Phycisphaerales bacterium. It encodes these proteins:
- a CDS encoding dihydrolipoamide acetyltransferase family protein gives rise to the protein MAGKVSSDPNVFLLPDIGEGLQEAEVIKWLVKEGDTVEEQQSLAEVETDKALTEIPSPRAGTIKTLHGKDGDVMKVGEPFVSFEGGAASNGAAPGSQTGSQDSGQSSKKPSRTERAAAAPDTPDAPDSAAAREDAGTVVGKMSGDMPGMTRQEGKALATPVVRRRAREMGIDINQVPGSGMGGRVLEKDLKKFAESGGAAGGAPQKPASQPRQGGTQDAGTTRKPMPRPQAQPQQQFQQPQYQQAQYQPQYQQQYQQQMGYGMPQQMGMPYGMPMMMMPVPMMMPWGMPGMMGGMGGSGGVPMAPGYVPASHRPIPDPAQQSKAGSGDASTAFRGVRRTIASKLRESVDTAVHFTVMDEADVTDLDALRRQFAEAGTSGSKKLSFLPFVAAAVCRAIAPRAGGRFGALNARVEGQQDNQEIVEHHAVHLGIATDTDAGLMVPVIRDADALDVSSMSDAIANAANGARQRTAAREDLSGSTFTISNVGSHAGMFATPVINAPEVGILAVGKVYDAVVVRDGQAVVGKKMPLSLACDHRVVDGATAALCLAEIVKLLQEPGELR